A stretch of Prunus dulcis chromosome 6, ALMONDv2, whole genome shotgun sequence DNA encodes these proteins:
- the LOC117632877 gene encoding pentatricopeptide repeat-containing protein At5g55840, translating to MLSSSTTRAKQFSLISHRISKFRAFHAFFQDIKTNLGDDDARNIAHKKSTQTSGTEMEKSIYAILTIDRWESLNHMDYRLASLRPVHGRLALKFLNWVIKQPGLELNHLTHILSVTTHILVRARMYDSAKSILGHLLQMGIAPKPVFGALMDTYSLCNSNPSVFDLLIRVYLREGMVDYAVETSYLMGFRGFRPSTCTCNMILAWLAKDQKAGSVWSFFKEMLANKICPDVATFNILISLLCVEGKLKKASYLLRKMEKSGYVPNIVSYNTLLNWYCKKGRYKTAFELIDHMGSKGIEADVCTYNMLIGDLCRNNRSAKGYLLLKKMRRKKLSPNEVTYNILINGFVMEGKLGVATRVFDEMSTFNLSPNFVTFNALIGGLCQNGKLEEAFRLLDMMEAMGLRPNEVSYGALLNGLCKHAKFDLARSLFERMRMNAIVISCTIYTAIMDGLCKNGLLDEAVQLFNMMVQDGVDPDIIAFSVLVNGLCRAGKMKHAREILCKIYKAGLAPNRIICSTLIYNSCKMGNIVEALKIYAVMNHNGHGADRFTCNILVASLCEAGKVEVAEDFMRHMGSMGLDPDSVTYDCIINGHGNMGNGLKAFSMFDEMIKSGHHPTPFTYGSILKGLCKGGNLGEARKFLKKLHGIPSVVDTVIYNTIIYETCKSGNLQEAVSLLDEMVENNVLPDDYTYGSLLAGLCWKGKMVAAILLFGKLMGKVTCSQSAIMYTCLVDGLFKTGQSKAALYLFEEMENKGLYLDTVACNVMIDGYSRMGKLMKANELFSTMGSSRLCPNLATYNILLHGYSKNRDLVKCSMLYNNIIQARLFPDKLTCHSLILGLCESGMLDVGHKMLNKMIMEGAIADHLTVNMLVSKYSETGKMVKAFELVSVLNLLGVSANIDTHIAILNGLFRSQDFQASRALLYEMLEKGFTPKDTHYFTLINGMCRVGDIQGAFELKDHIEALGVTTSDIAESALVRGLAKCGKIEEAMLVLDRMLRMKLIPTTATFTTLMHMFCKQANLAVALKLRGTMECCGVKLDVPVFNVLISGLCANGDVVVAFELYEEMKQRGLMPNTTTYTLLIGAVSSHNNLIKAEQLLGDLSERGLISGNLDGSAQMLHEGLMNAMGRLNSLRRIKGTNTKER from the exons ATGTTGTCCTCCTCAACGACTAGAGCTAAACAATTCTCTCTAATTTCCCAccgaatttcaaagttcagAGCTTTTCATGCTTTCTTCCAAGACATCAAAACAAATCTTGGAGATGATGATGCCAGAAACATAGCTCACAAAAAAAGCACACAAACCTCTG GCACAGAAATGGAGAAGAGCATATATGCAATTCTCACCATAGACCGTTGGGAGTCTCTGAACCACATGGATTATAGGTTGGCTTCTCTTAGACCAGTACATGGAAGGCTGGCTTTGAAATTTCTCAATTGGGTCATTAAACAACCTGGTTTGGAACTCAACCACCTCACTCACATACTTTCTGTTACAACCCATATACTTGTTCGAGCTAGAATGTATGACTCTGCCAAATCAATTTTGGGGCATTTGTTGCAAATGGGAATTGCCCCAAAACCTGTTTTTGGTGCTCTGATGGATACTTACTCTCTTTGCAATTCAAACCCTTCAGTCTTTGACCTTCTAATTAGAGTTTATTTAAGGGAAGGAATGGTTGATTATGCTGTAGAGACTTCGTATTTAATGGGTTTTCGGGGATTTAGGCCGTCCACTTGTACTTGTAATATGATCCTAGCTTGGTTGGCAAAGGACCAGAAAGCTGGGTCAGTATGGtcttttttcaaagaaatgcTTGCCAATAAGATTTGCCCTGATGTCGCTACGTTTAATATATTGATTAGTCTTTTATGTGTTGAAGGGAAGCTTAAGAAAGCTAGTTATCTTCTGAGAAAGATGGAAAAGAGTGGCTATGTTCCAAATATAGTTAGTTATAATACTTTGCTCAATTGGTACTGCAAGAAAGGGAGGTATAAAACAGCCTTTGAGCTTATTGATCACATGGGTTCTAAGGGTATAGAAGCAGACGTATGTACATATAACATGCTAATTGGTGATTTATGTAGAAACAATAGGAGTGCAAAAGGTTATTTACtgttgaagaaaatgagaaggaAGAAGTTATCTCCTAATGAGGTTACCTACAATATTCTTATTAATGGGTTTGTGATGGAGGGGAAACTTGGTGTTGCTACCCGGGTTTTTGATGAGATGTCTACTTTTAATCTTTCACCGAATTTTGTTACTTTCAATGCTTTGATTGGTGGACTCTGCCAAAATGGTAAGCTTGAAGAAGCTTTCAGACTTTTGGACATGATGGAAGCTATGGGACTAAGACCTAATGAAGTCAGCTATGGGGCTCTTTTGAATGGGCTGTGTAAGCATGCCAAGTTTGATTTAGCAAGAAGTCTTTTTGAGAGAATGCGGATGAATGCGATTGTTATTAGTTGTACTATATATACAGCGATCATGGATGGGTTATGCAAAAATGGGTTGCTTGACGAAGCTGTGCAGTTGTTTAATATGATGGTCCAGGATGGTGTGGATCCTGATATTATAGCATTTTCGGTGCTCGTAAATGGACTTTGCAGAGCTGGGAAGATGAAACATGCGAGGGAGATACTATGTAAGATTTATAAAGCTGGCCTTGCACCGAATAGAATAATATGTTCTACTTTAATCTACAACTCTTGCAAGATGGGCAACATAGTTGAAGCGTTAAAGATTTATGCTGTTATGAATCACAATGGCCATGGTGCTGACCGTTTCACATGTAACATATTGGTTGCTTCGCTTTGTGAAGCTGGAAAAGTAGAAGTGGCCGAAGATTTCATGCGTCATATGGGCAGTATGGGTCTTGATCCCGATTCCGTTACTTATGATTGTATAATAAATGGCCATGGAAACATGGGAAATGGATTAAAAGCATTTTCtatgtttgatgaaatgatTAAGTCAGGTCATCATCCAACTCCATTCACATATGGAAGTATACTGAAAGGGCTATGCAAGGGTGGAAATTTGGGGGAAGCAAGGAAATTTTTGAAGAAACTCCACGGCATTCCATCTGTTGTTGATACTGTTATCTACAATACAATAATTTATGAGACATGTAAATCTGGAAATCTGCAAGAGGCTGTATCCCTTCTTGATGAGATGGTTGAGAATAATGTTCTGCCTGATGATTATACGTATGGTAGCCTTCTTGCTGGGTTATGCTGGAAGGGAAAAATGGTTGCCGCCATCCTGTTGTTTGGGAAACTCATGGGAAAAGTGACTTGCTCACAAAGTGCAATAATGTATACCTGTCTAGTCGATGGCCTTTTCAAGACTGGCCAGTCTAAGGCTGCTTTGTATCTCTTTGAAGAGATGGAGAACAAAGGTCTATACTTGGATACTGTTGCTTGTAATGTCATGATAGATGGATACTCGAGGATGGGAAAACTAATGAAGGCAAATGAACTGTTTTCAACTATGGGGAGCAGCAGATTGTGCCCTAATTTGGCTACTTATAATATTCTCTTGCATGGATACTCGAAGAACCGGGACCTCGTGAAATGCTCTATGTTATACAATAACATAATCCAGGCCAGATTATTTCCCGACAAATTGACTTGCCACTCTCTTATTCTTGGATTATGCGAGTCCGGTATGTTGGATGTTGGCCACAAAATGTTGAATAAGATGATAATGGAAGGTGCTATAGCTGATCATCTAACAGTTAACATGCTTGTTAGCAAGTATTCTGAGACTGGTAAGATGGTGAAGGCCTTTGAGCTAGTTAGTGTCCTGAATCTGTTAGGCGTTTCTGCTAATATAGACACCCACATTGCTATCTTGAATGGACTATTCAGAAGCCAAGATTTCCAAGCATCCCGTGCCCTTCTTTATGAAATGTTGGAAAAAGGTTTCACTCCCAAGGATACACATTATTTCACCTTAATTAATGGTATGTGTAGAGTGGGAGATATACAAGGAGCATTCGAACTAAAAGATCATATAGAGGCTCTTGGTGTTACTACCAGTGACATTGCTGAGAGTGCTCTGGTTAGAGGGCTCGCGAAATGCGGGAAGATTGAAGAAGCAATGCTGGTTCTTGATCGCATGCTTCGAATGAAACTCATTCCAACAACTGCTACTTTTACTACTTTGATGCACATGTTCTGCAAACAAGCCAACCTTGCAGTGGCTCTAAAACTGAGGGGCACAATGGAATGCTGTGGTGTGAAGCTTGATGTCCCTGTGTTTAATGTTCTCATTTCAGGCCTTTGTGCTAATGGTGATGTTGTGGTTGCATTTGAGCTTTATGAGGAGATGAAACAAAGAGGTCTCATGCCCAACACTACAACTTATACTCTGCTCATTGGTGCTGTTTCCTCTCATAATAATCTTATTAAAGCTGAACAACTTTTGGGAGATTTATCTGAAAGGGGACTGATATCTGGAAATTTGGATGGAAGCGCCCAAATGCTACATGAGGGGTTGATGAATGCAATGGGAAGACTAAATTCTTTGAGGCGCATAAAAGGAACTAATACTAAAGAGAGGTAG
- the LOC117632882 gene encoding protein NOI4, giving the protein MSEKGRPLPKFGEWDVNDPASAEGFTVIFNKARDEKKTGGKPESPGKADPNIRHGVEPGRPPSKKWFCCIHQPPAES; this is encoded by the exons ATGTCG GAAAAGGGTAGGCCACTCCCTAAATTTGGTGAATGGGATGTCAATGATCCTGCTTCAGCTGAGGGGTTTACTGTGATCTTCAACAAGGCTAGGGATGAGAAGAAGACAGGTGGAAAACCTGAGTCACCAGGAAAGGCCGATCCTAATATAAGGCATGGAGTTGAGCCCGGCAGGCCTCCATCT AAAAAATGGTTTTGCTGCATTCATCAACCACCAGCCGAATCTTGA
- the LOC117632881 gene encoding transmembrane emp24 domain-containing protein p24beta2-like, whose protein sequence is MKVGFSNCAAVLLLTFLVSLQAVFGIRFVIDREECFSHNVQYEGDTVHISFVVIKVDASWHYTQDGVDLVVKGPSGEQIHDFRDKTSEKFDFVTRHKGVHQFCFTNKSPYHETIDFDIHVSHFTYYDQHAKDEHFNPLLEQVSKLEEALYNIQFEQHWLEAQTERQAIVNEAMSRRAIHKAFFESAALVGASALQVYLLRRLFERKLGVTRV, encoded by the exons ATGAAAGTTGGGTTTTCAAATTGTGCTGCCGTTTTGCTGCTGACATTTTTGGTGAGCCTACAAGCAGTTTTTGGGATCAGATTTGTGATTGACAGAGAAGAGTGCTTCTCTCATAATGTTCAATATGAAGGAGATACTGTCCACATCTCTTTTGTTGTAATTAAGGTGGATGCATCTTGGCATTATACTCAAGACGGTGTTGACCTCGTG gTGAAGGGACCTTCTGGTGAGCAGATTCACGATTTTCGTGACAAGACAAGTGAGAAGTTTGATTTTGTCACTCGTCACAAAGGAGTCCATCAGTTCTGCTTCACCAACAAGTCGCCTTATCATGAAACCATAGACTTTGATATACACGTTAGCCATTTTACATACTATGATCAACATGCAAAAGATG AGCATTTTAACCCATTGTTAGAGCAGGTATCAAAGTTAGAGGAAGCTCTTTACAACATTCAGTTTGAGCAGCATTGGCTCGAGGCTCAGACCGAACGCCAGGCAATAG TAAATGAAGCAATGAGCCGGAGGGCGATCCACAAGGCCTTCTTTGAATCAGCAGCACTTGTTGGTGCCAGCGCTCTCCAAGTTTACCTTCTTCGCCGCCTCTTTGAACGAAAGCTTGGGGTGACCAGAGTCTGA
- the LOC117632878 gene encoding cellulose synthase-like protein E1, producing MAKEEHLPLFETKKAKGRVLFRIFAASIFAGICLIWVYRASHIPKAGEDGRFAWIGLLGAEIWFGFYWLLTQASRWNPVYRHTFKDRLSQRYENELPGVDIFVCTADASIEPPMMVMNTVLSVMAYEYPPEKLSVYLSDDGGSEITYYALMEAAEFAKHWIPYCKKYNVEPRSPAAYFVSKHGDDAVEDNHQAKDFVFIKKLYKYMENKIENAVKLGQVSDQVRSKHKGFSQWDSYSSRRDHDTILQIVIDGRDPINATDNEGYALPTLVYLAREKRPQCHHNFKAGAMNALIRVSSNISNGKLLLNVDCDMYSNNSLAIRDTLCFLMDEEKGHEIAFVQFPQNFKNLTKNELYASLRVINEVEAHGVDGYGGPLYVGTGCFHRRDTLCGRKFSKDSKSDMKWDNRKREELGIHELEENTKSLASCTFEENTQWGKEMGLKYGCPVEDIITGLSIHCRGWKSVYCNPAREAFLGLAPATLPHILVQHKRWSEGNFHIFLSKYSPAWYAYGKIRLGHQLGYLRYSLWASNCLATLVYSTLPSLYLLRGTSLFPQMSSPWLIPFAYVIIGKYTWSFVEFLWCDGTILGWWNEQRIWLYQRTSSYLFAFIDTILFSIGYTNSAFVITAKVAEEDVSKRYEKEIMEFGASSPMLTILATLALLNLCCFAGFVLEEAIAGSKGIAKAYETMSLQVLLCGVLILINLPLYQGLYLRKDKGKMPSSIAYKSMVIVLCFLVYVLNYHVKGL from the exons ATGGCAAAGGAAGAGCATTTACCATTGTTTGAGACAAAAAAAGCCAAGGGAAGAGTCTTATTTAGGATTTTTGCAGCTTCTATATTTGCAGGCATATGTTTGATTTGGGTTTACAGAGCAAGTCACATACCAAAAGCAGGAGAAGATGGAAGGTTTGCCTGGATTGGATTGTTGGGTGCTGAGatatggtttggtttttaCTGGCTCCTCACTCAAGCCTCCAGGTGGAACCCTGTTTATAGGCACACCTTCAAGGACAGGCTCTCACAAAG ATATGAGAATGAGTTGCCTGGGGTGGACATATTTGTGTGCACGGCGGATGCAAGCATAGAGCCACCAATGATGGTGATGAACACTGTTCTGTCAGTCATGGCTTATGAGTATCCACCAGAGAAGCTGAGTGTGTATCTCTCAGATGATGGAGGTTCAGAAATTACATACTACGCCCTCATGGAAGCTGCTGAGTTTGCCAAACACTGGATACCatattgcaagaaatataATGTCGAGCCAAGATCACCTGCTGCTTATTTTGTCTCAAAACATGGTGATGATGCAGTTGAAGATAATCATCAGGCTAAAGATTTCGTGTTTATCAAG AAATTATACAAGTACATGGAGAATAAAATCGAAAATGCAGTGAAGCTAGGCCAGGTTTCAGACCAAGTACGATCAAAACATAAAGGCTTTTCTCAGTGGGATTCATATTCATCTCGACGTGATCATGACACCATTCTTCAA ATAGTAATTGATGGAAGAGACCCGATTAATGCAACAGATAATGAAGGTTATGCGTTGCCAACTTTAGTGTATTTGGCTCGAGAGAAGAGACCCCAGTGTCACCATAACTTCAAAGCTGGTGCTATGAATGCTCTG aTTAGGGTATCTTCAAACATTAGCAATGGGAAGTTACTTCTTAATGTAGATTGTGATATGTATTCAAACAACTCCTTGGCCATACGAGATACGCTTTGTTTCTTAATGGATGAAGAGAAAGGCCATGAGATTGCATTTGTACAGTTCCCACAGAATTTCAAAAACCTTACTAAGAATGAATTATACGCTTCATTACGCGTAATCAATGAG GTGGAAGCACATGGTGTGGATGGTTATGGAGGCCCTCTATATGTTGGAACTGGATGCTTTCACAGGAGAGATACACTTTGTGGGAGGAAATTCAGCAAGGATTCTAAGAGTGATATGAAGTGGGATaatagaaaaagagaagaacttGGCATTCATGAATTggaagaaaacacaaaaagtcTTGCAAGTTGTACATTTGAAGAGAACACTCAATGGGGAAAagag ATGGGCTTGAAATATGGATGTCCAGTTGAAGATATAATAACGGGGCTATCAATCCATTGCCGGGGATGGAAATCGGTGTATTGCAACCCAGCAAGGGAAGCTTTCTTAGGATTAGCTCCAGCCACACTGCCTCATATACTTGTGCAGCATAAGAGATGGTCAGAAGGTaactttcatatttttctttctaagtACAGTCCTGCTTGGTATGCCTATGGGAAGATTAGGTTAGGCCATCAACTTGGATATCTTCGCTACTCCCTCTGGGCTTCAAATTGCTTGGCAACCCTAGTTTACTCAACTCTCCCTTCGCTTTACCTCCTTAGAGGCACATCCTTATTTCCACAG ATGTCAAGTCCATGGCTCATACCATTTGCTTATGTGATCATTGGCAAGTACACTTGGAGCTTTGTGGAGTTTCTGTGGTGTGATGGTACAATATTAGGTTGGTGGAACGAGCAACGCATATGGCTTTACCAGAGAACAAGCTCCTACCTCTTTGCCTTCATAGATACCATTCTATTCTCCATCGGATACACTAATTCAGCCTTTGTAATCACAGCCAAGGTGGCAGAAGAAGATGTGTCGAAGCGATATGAGAAAGAGATTATGGAGTTTGGAGCCTCCTCTCCAATGCTCACCATTTTGGCAACACTTGCGTTGCTCAATCTGTGCTGCTTTGCTGGGTTTGTATTGGAAGAAGCAATTGCTGGATCAAAGGGCATTGCAAAAGCTTACGAGACTATGTCTTTGCAGGTTCTTCTGTGTGGGGTTTTGATTCTCATTAACCTACCTTTGTACCAAGGCCTTTACCTGAGGAAAGATAAAGGAAAGATGCCGAGCTCCATAGCATATAAATCAATGGTCATTGTGCTGTGTTTTCTTGTGTATGTTTTAAATTATCATGTTAAGGGATTGTGA
- the LOC117632880 gene encoding cellulose synthase-like protein E1, with the protein MGKEEGYLPLFETKRGKGIVLYRIFAASIFAGICLIWIYRVSHIPKAGEDGRFGWIGLLGAELWFGFYWILTQASRWSPVYRHTFKDRLSQRYESELPGVDVFVCTADPTIEPPMMVINTVLSVMAYDYPPEKLSVYLSDDGGSEITYFALLEAAKFAKHWIPYCKKYNVEPRSPAAYFVSSDDAVDADHNQAADLAGIKKLYKDMENEVEDAVKLGRISEEVRSKHKGFSQWDTYSSRRDHDTILQIVIDGRDLNATDVEGCVLPTLVYLAREKRPQYHHNFKAGAMNALIRVSSNISNGQVLLNVDCDMYSNNSKAVRDALCFLMDEAEGNEIAYVQFPQNFENVTKNDLYSNSLRVISEVEFHGLDGYGGPLYVGSGCFHRRDTLCGRKFIKGCKSEMKWEINRKREETGIHELEENSRSLASCAFEENTEWGKEMGLKYGCPVEDVITGISIQCHGWKSVYCNPTRKAFLGIATTTLSQTLVQHKRWSEGDFQILLSKYSPAWYAHGNISLGLQLGYCCYCFWASNSLATLFYSSILSLYLLRGISLFPQVSSPWLIPFAYVIIAKYTWSFVEFLWSGGTILGWWNDQRIWLYKRTSSYLFAFIDTILNSLGYSDSAFVITAKVSDEDVSLRYEKEVMEFGASSPMFTILATLALLNLFCFLGVVKEAITGEGMTKLYVTMPLQILLCGVLILINLPLYEALYLRKDKGKMPSSIAFKSMAFSVFACICFKYLY; encoded by the exons ATGGGAAAGGAAGAAGGGTATTTACCATTGTTTGAGACAAAGAGAGGCAAGGGAATAGTTCTATATAGGATTTTTGCAGCATCTATATTTGCAGGCATATGTTTGATTTGGATTTATAGAGTAAGTCACATACCAAAAGCAGGAGAGGATGGAAGGTTTGGGTGGATTGGATTGTTGGGTGCTGAGCTATGGTTTGGTTTTTACTGGATCCTCACTCAAGCCTCCAGGTGGAGCCCTGTTTATAGGCACACCTTCAAGGACAGGCTCTCTCAAAG ATATGAGAGTGAGTTGCCGGGGGTGGACGTATTCGTGTGCACGGCAGACCCCACAATAGAGCCACCAATGATGGTGATAAACACTGTTCTATCAGTCATGGCTTATGACTACCCACCAGAGAAGCTGAGTGTGTATCTCTCAGATGATGGAGGCTCAGAAATTACATACTTTGCCCTCTTGGAGGCTGCTAAGTTTGCTAAGCATTGGATACCCTATTGCAAGAAATACAATGTGGAGCCAAGATCACCTGCtgcttattttgtttcttctgaTGACGCAGTTGATGCTGATCATAACCAGGCTGCTGATTTGGCTGGCATTAAG AAATTATACAAAGACATGGAGAATGAAGTTGAAGATGCTGTGAAGTTAGGCCGCATTTCAGAAGAAGTAAGATCAAAACATAAAGGCTTTTCTCAGTGGGATACATATTCATCACGACGTGACCACGACACCATTCTTCag aTAGTAATTGATGGGAGAGACCTAAATGCAACAGATGTTGAAGGGTGTGTGTTGCCAACTTTGGTGTATTTGGCTCGAGAAAAGAGACCTCAATATCACCATAACTTCAAAGCTGGCGCTATGAATGCATTG ATAAGGGTATCTTCAAACATTAGCAATGGGCAGGTCCTTCTTAATGTAGACTGTGATATGTATTCAAACAACTCTAAGGCAGTAAGGGATGCACTTTGCTTCTTAATGGATGAAGCAGAAGGCAATGAGATTGCCTATGTACAGTTCCCACAGAATTTCGAAAATGTTACTAAGAATGATTTATATAGCAATTCATTACGAGTAATCAGCGAG GTGGAATTCCATGGTTTGGATGGTTATGGGGGCCCTCTATATGTTGGAAGTGGCTGCTTTCACAGAAGAGATACTCTTTGTGGGAGGAAGTTCATAAAGGGATGTAAGAGTGAAATGAAGTGGGAGATTaatagaaagagagaagaaactgGCATTCATGAATTAGAAGAAAATTCAAGAAGTCTTGCAAGCTGTGCATTTGAAGAGAACACTGAATGGGGAAAGGAG ATGGGTTTGAAATATGGATGTCCGGTTGAAGATGTGATAACGGGGATATCAATCCAATGCCATGGATGGAAATCAGTGTATTGCAATCCCACAAGGAAAGCTTTCTTAGGAATAGCTACAACCACACTGTCTCAGACACTTGTGCAGCATAAGAGATGGTCAGAAGGTGATTTCCAGATTTTGCTTTCTAAGTACAGCCCTGCATGGTATGCACATGGAAATATTAGCTTAGGTCTTCAACTTGGATACTGTTGTTACTGCTTCTGGGCTTCCAATTCCTTGGCAACCCTATTTTACTCAAGTATCCTTTCACTTTATCTCCTTAGAGGCATTTCGTTATTTCCGCAG GTCTCAAGCCCTTGGCTCATACCATTTGCATATGTGATAATTGCCAAGTACACTTGGAGCTTTGTGGAGTTTCTGTGGTCTGGTGGTACAATCTTAGGTTGGTGGAACGACCAACGTATATGGCTTTACAAGAGAACAAGTTCCTACCTGTTTGCCTTCATTGATACCATTTTAAACTCCCTCGGATATTCTGATTCAGCATTTGTAATAACAGCCAAGGTTTCTGATGAAGATGTTTCGCTTCGATACGAGAAAGAGGTTATGGAATTTGGAGCCTCATCTCCAATGTTTACCATATTGGCAACACTTGCATTGCTCAATTTGTTCTGCTTTCTTGGTGTTGTAAAGGAAGCAATCACGGGAGAGGGCATGACAAAACTTTATGTGACAATGCCTCTGCAAATTCTTCTGTGTGGGGTTTTGATTCTCATTAATCTACCATTGTACGAAGCCCTATACCTAAGGAAGGACAAGGGAAAGATGCCAAGCTCCATAGCCTTTAAATCAATGGCATTTTCTGTATTTGCATGtatatgttttaaatatttgtattaa